One segment of Penaeus vannamei isolate JL-2024 chromosome 3, ASM4276789v1, whole genome shotgun sequence DNA contains the following:
- the LOC113807492 gene encoding guanine deaminase, whose amino-acid sequence MGDVKVFTGTIVHATDLEPMQILENMAVGVLNNKIVFVEPASELATLKTKYKIQDTREITMTQSQFLMPGLVDTHIHAPQFPNTGIHLVLPLLEWLDNYTFPTEAKFADGKFAQYVYGAAVDRLLRCGTTTATYFGSLHLEGTKILGDTVHARGQRALVGKVNMIANCPSYYQEASLEDSLRETEEFILYIKNLKSDLVLPIVTPRSAPTCPKEHMERLAQLALKHDCHIQSHICESRSENDWVQELFPWSTSYADVYGTVGLLTDKTVMAHGVWLKDEEVALLKESGTGVAHCPNSNLSLRSGLCDVRRLLSAGLKVGLGTDCSGGYSPSILNSLRQAVLMSKTISTMTEGYESITLQEAFRLATLGGAKVICMEDRIGNFEVGKEFDALLVDVATMGTPLDIFPEDTTEEKIEKFLYNGDDRNILQVYVAGRNVMDKTR is encoded by the exons ATGGGCGACGTAAAGGTGTTCACAGGTACGATCGTCCACGCAACAGACTTGGAACCTATGCAGATCCTCGAAAACATGGCCGTCGGTGTCCTGAACAACAAA ATTGTGTTTGTTGAACCGGCGAGTGAACTTGCGACCCTAAAAACCAAATATAAGATTCAAGATACGAGAGAGATAACTATGACGCAGAG cCAGTTCCTAATGCCGGGTTTAGTGGACACGCACATCCACGCCCCGCAGTTCCCCAACACCGGGATCCACCTGGTCCTCCCTCTGCTCGAATGGCTTGACAACTACACCTTCCCGACGGAGGCCAAGTTCGCCGACGGGAAATTCGCGCAGTACGTTTATGGAGCTGCCGTG GACCGTCTGCTTCGATGCGGCACCACGACAGCTACCTACTTCGGTTCGTTACACCTGGAGGGAACCAAGATCCTGGGCGACACCGTCCATGCCCGGGGACAGCGCGCTCTGGTGGGAAAAGTCAACATGATCGCGAATTGCCCAAGTTATTACCAGGAAGCTTCCCTCGAGGACTCACTTAGGGAGACCGAGGAGTTCATACTTTACATCAAAAATTtaaaa TCAGATTTGGTGCTGCCTATCGTCACGCCGAGGTCTGCCCCGACGTGTCCGAAGGAGCACATGGAAAGACTCGCTCAGCTGGCTCTGAAGCACGACTGCCACATCCAAAGCCACATCTGTGAGAGTCGGTCAGAAAATGACTGGGTGCAGGAGCTGTTCCCTTGGTCGACGAGCTATGCCGACGTCTACGGCACGGTGGGCCTCCTTACAGACAAG ACGGTGATGGCGCATGGAGTGTGGCTGAAGGACGAGGAGGTGGCACTGCTGAAGGAGAGCGGCACGGGCGTGGCTCACTGTCCCAACTCGAACCTTTCTCTGAGGTCGGGACTCTGCGACGTCCGGAGGCTTCTGAGTGCAGGCCTCAAGGTCGGCCTTGGCACAG ATTGCTCAGGTGGTTATTCTCCCTCGATCCTAAATTCCCTGCGCCAGGCTGTGCTCATGTCAAAGACCATCTCCACGATGACCGAGGGATATGAGAGCATCACCCTGCAGGAGGCTTTCCGACTCGCCACTCTGGGAGGCGCCAAGG tCATTTGCATGGAGGATCGGATCGGAAACTTTGAGGTTGGGAAGGAGTTCGATGCCCTTTTGGTAGACGTGGCAACAATGGGAACACCCCTTGATATCTTCCCAGAG GACACAAccgaagagaagatagagaaattcCTATACAACGGAG
- the LOC113807495 gene encoding B-cell receptor-associated protein 31, whose translation MSIQWTLIAGVMYVELAVTIFLLIPIISPQRWHSIFKSRFLRSIGNMSHIYFKVFLGVLSLFFLDAIREMRKYSYELSEQQRGDHGYHLDAEMQAHMRLFRAQRNFYISGFSLFLWVVLQRLMTLISNLAVAMAEGHAALKQAKTASETAAQLLKQDKADKEEDQQKEANVSNEIKELKEDKRRLEAERDAALKQAEAVSREYDRMLEEHAKLQEQMKKASGAEESKKDD comes from the exons ATGAGTATCCAGTGGACTTTAATAGCTGGTGTTATGTATGTGGAGTTGGCAGTCACCATCTTTCTCCTAATACCTATCATTTCACCACAGAG ATGGCACTCCATCTTCAAGTCACGGTTTCTGAGAAGCATTGGAAACATGTCACATATATACTTCAAGGTGTTCCTCGGTGTTTTGAGTCTTTTCTTCTTAG ATGCCATCCGTGAGATGAGGAAATACAGCTATGAGCTGTCAGAACAACAAAGAGGTGATCATGGGTATCACCTGGATGCTGAAATGCAAGCTCACATGAGGCTCTTCCGTGCTCAGCGCAACTTTTACATCTCtggcttctcccttttcctttgggT GGTGTTGCAGCGACTGATGACTCTTATTTCTAACCTTGCTGTTGCAATGGCAGAAGGGCATGCTGCCCTTAAGCAGGCCAAGACAGCCTCTGAGACAGCAGCTCAGCTTCTGAAGCAAGATAAGGCTGACAAGGAAGAGGATCAGCAGAAGGAAGCTAATGTCTCAAATGAGATAAAGGAATTGAAGGAAG ACAAACGACGCTTGGAAGCAGAACGAGATGCTGCTTTGAAACAGGCTGAAGCTGTTAGCCGTGAATATGATCGGATGCTTGAAGAACATGCAAAGCTCCAGGAGCAGATGAAAAAAGCAAGTGGTGCTGAAGAATCCAAGAAGGATGACTGA
- the LOC113807494 gene encoding oocyte zinc finger protein XlCOF7.1 isoform X1 gives MKSTGDSQATVVHIRIIREKKHKFSCDFCLQSFSSADRLSQHVASDHTSLDIQDVYMCPLCRCCLLCQDDLSDHLHVKHQVLINSLQEPAICEFCGLCLDDGESLSYHHRTSHHSETNGTSVVKRVELTLRDISNMGMGNPSCKTLFQLIEYPIEKSSVDLQTVDERDGEEIVVKPKENSEIFEVSESTMPHFEIQGVFEDDNFVSVETCNDTTFPHSFENSSQNLEDEVQNFEICDNSNDEAKVVGDVQSNDSHIEMVICCNSSEKSETSSGEIILTVESDKELVWSNDFMSQVINSSGILKRNSEPIRPSGSVESSCISYSLQFDDADTRQVKVGCEQNFETRNEKESDRSCDQLINASQSIEVISSEPYLARKSRGARRKVCAICGVVFRQLGELEQHESTQHGIRVKCDLCDDTFAFSKSLRNHYLRKHSKDGNFRCEECNKSFKCRSNLWSHRFTHTSQEDRRFTCPECPQRFNTRSKLNVHLQSHTGEKKFQCGECQKGFIYQGLLLRHMRKHFPETDNFLSDDQSIYMVEVGEKASEDDTTQH, from the exons ATGAAGTCGACAG GAGATTCCCAGGCAACAGTTGTCCACATTCGCATCATTCGAGAGAAGAAACACAAGTTTTCCTGTGATTTTTGCCTCCAATCCTTTTCATCAGCTGACCGGCTTAGCCAGCACGTAGCAAGTGACCATACCTCCCTAGATATTCAGGATGTGTACATGTGCCCTCTGTGCAGGTGTTGCTTATTATGTCAGGATGACCTCTCAGATCACCTCCATGTGAAGCATCAG GTTTTGATCAACAGCTTGCAAGAGCCAGCTATTTGTGAATTTTGTGGATTATGTTTAGATGATGGAGAATCACTGTCTTATCATCATAGAACATCACACCATTCAGAAACTAATGGCACCTCAGTTGTTAAAAGAGTGGAACTAACACTAAGAGATATATCCAATATGGGAATGGGAAATCCATCATGCAAAACACTTTTTCAGTTGATTGAATACCCAATAGAGAAAAGTTCAGTAGATTTACAGACTGTAgatgaaagagatggggaggaaataGTGGTGAAACCAAAAGAAAATAGTGAAATTTTTGAAGTAAGTGAAAGTACTATGCCTCATTTTGAAATTCAAGGAGTTTTTGAAGATGACAATTTTGTAAGTGTTGAAACTTGTAATGATACTACATTTCCACACTCCTTTGAAAATAGTAGTCAAAACCTAGAAGATGAGGTACAGAATTTTGAAATTTGTGATAATTCAAATGATGAGGCTAAAGTAGTGGGAGATGTCCAGTCTAATGATTCTCATATAGAAATGGTAATATGTTGCAACTCTTCTGAAAAATCAGAGACATCGTCAGGGGAAATAATTCTTACGGTTGAGAGTGACAAAGAACTAGTGTGGAGCAATGATTTCATGTCACAAGTTATAAATTCAAGTGGTATATTAAAAAGAAATTCTGAACCTATTAGACCTTCTGGTTCTGTTGAAAGCAGTTGTATCAGTTATTCACTTCAGTTTGATGATGCCGATACAAGACAGGTGAAAGTGGGATGCGAACAGAACTTTGAAactagaaatgaaaaggaaagtgaCAGAAGTTGTGATCAGTTGATAAATGCTTCTCAGTCAATAGAGGTTATCTCATCTGAACCTT ATTTAGCAAGAAAATCAAGGGGAGCAAGACGGAAAGTCTGTGCTATATGTGGCGTTGTCTTCAGGCAGCTT GGTGAACTGGAACAACATGAAAGTACCCAGCATGGCATAAGAGTGAAGTGTGACCTCTGCGATGACACTTTTGCATTTTCAAAGTCGCTGCGTAATCATTATCTGCGGAAGCATTCAAAAGATGGAAATTTTCGTTGTGAA GAATGTAATAAGAGTTTCAAATGTAGAAGTAATCTTTGGTCACATCGATTCACACATACCAGTCAAGAGGATCGAAGATTTACGTGTCCAGAATGTCCACAGCGCTTCAATACTAGATCCAAATTGAATGTTCATCTACAGAGCCACACAG GAGAAAAGAAGTTTCAGTGTGGAGAATGTCAGAAAGGCTTTATCTATCAAGGACTTTTACTCCGGCACATGAGAAAACATTTTCCTGAAACAGATAATTTCCTCAG TGATGATCAAAGTATCTATATGGTGGAAGTTGGAGAAAAAGCATCAGAGGACGATACTACTCAGCATTAG
- the LOC113807494 gene encoding myoneurin isoform X2, protein MCPLCRCCLLCQDDLSDHLHVKHQVLINSLQEPAICEFCGLCLDDGESLSYHHRTSHHSETNGTSVVKRVELTLRDISNMGMGNPSCKTLFQLIEYPIEKSSVDLQTVDERDGEEIVVKPKENSEIFEVSESTMPHFEIQGVFEDDNFVSVETCNDTTFPHSFENSSQNLEDEVQNFEICDNSNDEAKVVGDVQSNDSHIEMVICCNSSEKSETSSGEIILTVESDKELVWSNDFMSQVINSSGILKRNSEPIRPSGSVESSCISYSLQFDDADTRQVKVGCEQNFETRNEKESDRSCDQLINASQSIEVISSEPYLARKSRGARRKVCAICGVVFRQLGELEQHESTQHGIRVKCDLCDDTFAFSKSLRNHYLRKHSKDGNFRCEECNKSFKCRSNLWSHRFTHTSQEDRRFTCPECPQRFNTRSKLNVHLQSHTGEKKFQCGECQKGFIYQGLLLRHMRKHFPETDNFLSDDQSIYMVEVGEKASEDDTTQH, encoded by the exons ATGTGCCCTCTGTGCAGGTGTTGCTTATTATGTCAGGATGACCTCTCAGATCACCTCCATGTGAAGCATCAG GTTTTGATCAACAGCTTGCAAGAGCCAGCTATTTGTGAATTTTGTGGATTATGTTTAGATGATGGAGAATCACTGTCTTATCATCATAGAACATCACACCATTCAGAAACTAATGGCACCTCAGTTGTTAAAAGAGTGGAACTAACACTAAGAGATATATCCAATATGGGAATGGGAAATCCATCATGCAAAACACTTTTTCAGTTGATTGAATACCCAATAGAGAAAAGTTCAGTAGATTTACAGACTGTAgatgaaagagatggggaggaaataGTGGTGAAACCAAAAGAAAATAGTGAAATTTTTGAAGTAAGTGAAAGTACTATGCCTCATTTTGAAATTCAAGGAGTTTTTGAAGATGACAATTTTGTAAGTGTTGAAACTTGTAATGATACTACATTTCCACACTCCTTTGAAAATAGTAGTCAAAACCTAGAAGATGAGGTACAGAATTTTGAAATTTGTGATAATTCAAATGATGAGGCTAAAGTAGTGGGAGATGTCCAGTCTAATGATTCTCATATAGAAATGGTAATATGTTGCAACTCTTCTGAAAAATCAGAGACATCGTCAGGGGAAATAATTCTTACGGTTGAGAGTGACAAAGAACTAGTGTGGAGCAATGATTTCATGTCACAAGTTATAAATTCAAGTGGTATATTAAAAAGAAATTCTGAACCTATTAGACCTTCTGGTTCTGTTGAAAGCAGTTGTATCAGTTATTCACTTCAGTTTGATGATGCCGATACAAGACAGGTGAAAGTGGGATGCGAACAGAACTTTGAAactagaaatgaaaaggaaagtgaCAGAAGTTGTGATCAGTTGATAAATGCTTCTCAGTCAATAGAGGTTATCTCATCTGAACCTT ATTTAGCAAGAAAATCAAGGGGAGCAAGACGGAAAGTCTGTGCTATATGTGGCGTTGTCTTCAGGCAGCTT GGTGAACTGGAACAACATGAAAGTACCCAGCATGGCATAAGAGTGAAGTGTGACCTCTGCGATGACACTTTTGCATTTTCAAAGTCGCTGCGTAATCATTATCTGCGGAAGCATTCAAAAGATGGAAATTTTCGTTGTGAA GAATGTAATAAGAGTTTCAAATGTAGAAGTAATCTTTGGTCACATCGATTCACACATACCAGTCAAGAGGATCGAAGATTTACGTGTCCAGAATGTCCACAGCGCTTCAATACTAGATCCAAATTGAATGTTCATCTACAGAGCCACACAG GAGAAAAGAAGTTTCAGTGTGGAGAATGTCAGAAAGGCTTTATCTATCAAGGACTTTTACTCCGGCACATGAGAAAACATTTTCCTGAAACAGATAATTTCCTCAG TGATGATCAAAGTATCTATATGGTGGAAGTTGGAGAAAAAGCATCAGAGGACGATACTACTCAGCATTAG